In one Sphingobacterium daejeonense genomic region, the following are encoded:
- a CDS encoding DUF3347 domain-containing protein, with amino-acid sequence MKNLTLSIIAVIMAFVTVSCNQASNKNEQSSSDTAVVSQEQSASQPKEDDTVAAPVVSETPSGQEAKATGKEEAKNFSIAPIVTDYLSLKNALVSDDDKAAASSGKKLLATLNKVDMKAVPADKHKKYMDIADDAKEHAEHIGENVGNIHHQREHLASLGEDLKDLIDLFGTSQTLYQDHCPMFNDGKGAVWFSENKEIKNPYYGSKMLTCGKVEKTINSK; translated from the coding sequence ATGAAAAATCTAACATTATCAATCATTGCTGTTATCATGGCATTTGTAACAGTATCATGCAATCAGGCATCCAACAAAAACGAGCAGTCTTCAAGTGATACTGCTGTTGTATCACAAGAACAGTCAGCTTCCCAACCAAAAGAGGATGATACGGTAGCTGCGCCCGTTGTGAGTGAAACTCCGAGCGGTCAGGAAGCAAAAGCAACAGGAAAAGAAGAAGCAAAAAACTTTTCTATTGCGCCCATAGTTACCGATTATCTGTCCTTAAAGAACGCCCTTGTTTCGGACGATGACAAAGCTGCCGCCAGTTCAGGGAAAAAGCTGTTAGCTACCCTGAATAAAGTGGACATGAAAGCCGTTCCTGCCGATAAGCACAAAAAGTACATGGACATAGCGGACGATGCTAAAGAACACGCAGAACATATCGGGGAAAATGTCGGCAACATCCACCACCAGCGGGAACATTTGGCCTCGCTTGGCGAAGATTTGAAAGACCTGATTGATTTGTTCGGTACATCGCAAACATTGTATCAGGACCATTGCCCGATGTTCAATGACGGTAAGGGTGCTGTTTGGTTCAGCGAAAACAAGGAAATCAAAAACCCTTACTACGGTTCTAAAATGCTGACCTGCGGTAAGGTGGAAAAAACAATTAACAGCAAATAA
- a CDS encoding DUF305 domain-containing protein, whose product MENMQNSHHAGHSSEHGTHNTKHASAMYKRFAVMAVAMFAVMYFIMYAMIDGWQNLIPNINNLYMTLLMTSAMLLIELAIMKVMYPNRKMNWAIAIISVAVGIFSWFGIREQINVGDKQFAKGMIPHHAAAILMSEKAHLTDPELIELQKNILKTQAEEIELMKRKLKEFEESK is encoded by the coding sequence ATGGAAAATATGCAAAACAGTCACCATGCGGGTCATTCCTCGGAGCATGGCACGCACAATACAAAACATGCTTCGGCCATGTACAAACGCTTTGCGGTGATGGCTGTAGCCATGTTCGCAGTGATGTATTTTATCATGTACGCCATGATTGACGGGTGGCAGAACCTGATACCCAATATCAACAATTTGTACATGACCCTGCTGATGACCTCGGCAATGCTGCTTATCGAATTAGCGATAATGAAAGTAATGTACCCCAACAGGAAGATGAATTGGGCGATAGCCATCATCTCGGTTGCTGTTGGCATCTTTTCATGGTTTGGTATCAGGGAACAAATCAATGTCGGGGACAAGCAGTTTGCAAAGGGTATGATACCCCATCACGCAGCAGCCATATTGATGTCCGAAAAGGCACACCTGACCGACCCGGAACTGATAGAGCTGCAAAAAAATATACTTAAAACCCAAGCGGAAGAAATTGAACTAATGAAGCGCAAGCTAAAAGAGTTTGAAGAAAGTAAATAA
- a CDS encoding heme-binding domain-containing protein, with product MPATHIERVYTVPQNVKAILVQSCYDCHSNNTHYPWYSRIQPGAWYMAEHIKKGKEELNFSEFGDYSVRRQRNKFRAMAGQVKDGEMPLSSYTLIHRNAVLSPEDKQVLIAWFGTMEDSIK from the coding sequence GTGCCAGCCACCCATATCGAAAGGGTGTACACCGTACCCCAAAATGTAAAGGCTATCCTTGTTCAGTCCTGTTATGACTGCCATAGCAACAATACCCATTATCCGTGGTACAGCCGTATCCAGCCCGGCGCATGGTACATGGCAGAGCATATAAAAAAGGGGAAAGAGGAACTCAACTTTAGCGAATTTGGCGACTATTCTGTCCGCAGGCAGCGAAACAAGTTCAGGGCTATGGCCGGGCAGGTTAAGGACGGGGAAATGCCATTGTCGTCATATACGCTAATTCATCGTAATGCAGTATTGTCACCGGAGGATAAGCAGGTTTTGATAGCGTGGTTTGGCACAATGGAAGACAGCATTAAATAA
- a CDS encoding multicopper oxidase family protein, translating into MNRYKKIPIRILQTVLMLLCTQTLFAQRVVHYELYVKDTLVNYAGKQKRAIAVNGQIPMPTLTFTEGDTAEIVVHNQLKESTSLHWHGVFLPNKEDGVPWLTQKPIAPGTTYTYRFPIIQHGTHWYHSHSGLQEQIGMYGSFIMKKRGDDKTFRKGIDDLPTVPIILSEWTNLNPDNINRMLHNANDWAAIKKGATQSYVEAIKEGKLGVKVKNEWKRMLAMDVSDVYYDKILINGSHSTDLKTIGGKKLKAGDKVRLRVSNGGASSYFWLRYAGGKITVVANDGNDVEPVEVDRLIIAVSETYDIVVTIPQDGLAYEFLATTEDRTQSASYFIGDGVKQLISPLPRLKYFEGMKMMNDMMKMNGDLDDMGMKMSLNQMDMNVVMYPEITGDAAKKSDHSKHEGMNMDDDPNRYNANALGDIKTLNYAMLQSPYNTSLPKDAPVKELKFTLTGNMNRYVWSMDNKILSETDKIPVKKGEILRITIYNNSMMRHPMHLHGFDFRVINGKGEKSPLKNVLDIMPMETDTIEFLANEEGDWFFHCHILYHMMAGMNRVFEVGDYNNPYLPDKAKAYKELQRESNMPHFMAQNDFATNGNDGEAMLMNARYQLGTEWRLGYNSMHGYEVETHLGRYIGKMQWFMPFVGFDFRYRKMGEDEHEKNIFGQTNKKDTRKAFSLGFMYTLPMLVNFQAEVYHDGIVRLQLMREDIPISKRLRGGFMVNTDLEYMGELRYIINKNIGIRTHYDSDMGFGVGLALTY; encoded by the coding sequence ATGAACAGATATAAAAAAATACCCATAAGAATATTGCAAACAGTGCTGATGCTGCTTTGCACGCAAACGCTGTTTGCACAGAGAGTAGTGCATTACGAGCTGTATGTAAAAGATACACTTGTCAACTATGCAGGTAAGCAAAAAAGGGCGATTGCCGTAAACGGGCAAATCCCCATGCCCACCCTTACCTTTACCGAGGGCGACACTGCCGAAATAGTGGTGCACAACCAATTGAAAGAAAGCACATCACTGCACTGGCATGGTGTGTTCCTGCCCAATAAAGAAGACGGTGTGCCCTGGCTTACGCAAAAGCCCATCGCACCGGGTACAACCTACACCTACCGTTTTCCGATTATCCAGCATGGCACGCACTGGTATCATTCGCACTCAGGCTTGCAGGAGCAGATAGGCATGTACGGTAGTTTTATCATGAAAAAAAGAGGCGACGATAAAACCTTTAGAAAAGGAATTGACGATTTGCCGACCGTCCCGATTATATTAAGTGAGTGGACAAATCTTAACCCGGATAACATCAACCGTATGCTACACAATGCAAATGATTGGGCGGCCATTAAGAAAGGTGCTACGCAATCGTACGTTGAAGCTATTAAGGAGGGAAAATTAGGCGTAAAGGTAAAAAATGAGTGGAAACGGATGCTGGCGATGGATGTCAGTGATGTTTACTATGATAAAATCCTAATAAATGGTAGCCATAGCACCGATTTGAAAACAATTGGTGGTAAAAAGCTAAAAGCAGGTGACAAAGTCAGATTACGCGTTTCCAATGGCGGGGCGTCTTCGTATTTCTGGCTAAGATATGCTGGAGGGAAAATTACAGTAGTAGCGAATGATGGAAATGATGTTGAGCCTGTAGAAGTGGATAGATTAATCATTGCAGTTTCTGAAACTTACGATATTGTAGTGACTATCCCTCAAGATGGGTTAGCATATGAGTTTTTAGCAACAACCGAGGACAGAACACAATCAGCAAGCTACTTTATAGGTGATGGGGTCAAACAGCTTATTTCCCCGCTCCCACGATTGAAGTATTTCGAGGGGATGAAGATGATGAACGATATGATGAAAATGAATGGCGATTTGGACGATATGGGCATGAAGATGAGCCTGAACCAAATGGACATGAATGTAGTGATGTATCCCGAAATTACCGGAGATGCAGCAAAGAAATCAGACCACAGCAAGCATGAAGGTATGAACATGGATGACGACCCTAACCGTTACAACGCTAATGCCTTGGGAGACATCAAAACATTAAATTATGCTATGTTGCAATCGCCTTACAACACCTCCCTTCCAAAAGATGCGCCTGTAAAAGAGTTGAAGTTCACACTTACTGGCAACATGAACCGCTATGTATGGAGCATGGATAATAAAATACTTTCGGAAACGGACAAAATACCTGTAAAAAAAGGAGAAATCCTACGGATTACCATTTATAATAATTCGATGATGCGGCATCCTATGCATCTTCACGGATTTGATTTTAGGGTGATAAACGGAAAAGGCGAAAAATCGCCGCTTAAAAATGTGTTGGATATCATGCCTATGGAAACGGATACCATTGAGTTTTTAGCAAATGAGGAAGGTGATTGGTTCTTTCATTGCCATATATTATATCACATGATGGCGGGAATGAACAGGGTGTTTGAAGTTGGAGACTACAATAACCCCTATTTACCTGACAAGGCAAAAGCCTATAAAGAATTGCAAAGAGAAAGTAATATGCCCCATTTTATGGCACAAAACGATTTTGCAACCAATGGTAATGATGGAGAAGCTATGCTAATGAATGCACGCTATCAATTAGGAACAGAATGGCGCTTAGGCTATAATAGTATGCACGGGTATGAAGTAGAAACTCACTTAGGTAGATACATTGGAAAGATGCAATGGTTCATGCCCTTTGTAGGTTTTGATTTTCGTTACCGGAAAATGGGAGAAGATGAGCACGAAAAGAACATATTTGGACAAACCAACAAGAAAGACACCCGCAAGGCGTTCAGTTTAGGGTTTATGTATACGTTACCTATGCTGGTCAATTTCCAGGCAGAAGTATATCACGATGGAATTGTAAGATTGCAGTTAATGCGCGAAGATATTCCAATTTCAAAAAGATTAAGAGGTGGCTTCATGGTAAATACCGACTTAGAATATATGGGGGAGCTTAGGTATATCATCAATAAAAATATAGGTATACGTACCCACTATGATAGTGATATGGGATTTGGTGTAGGGCTTGCATTGACATATTAA
- a CDS encoding RteC domain-containing protein has protein sequence MKRMDKFYNETYLKLETEIQELEIENDNPVQRTEAIIYRIVECLSEIKDYVLKRGFTNVDEEIRFFKYQKPVIVSKLIYYNAIYKIETRKPYGAKRIRKYLKKELKKLKRFFDNNIDFYKYYRSNNSFLDEKMFVRGKHDIKLWLDTYYFQSDQSFSTSHDYKVAKIMANDLIQVYLEDQLYCTYKRLFIKRTAISGLNWTGSKAALTELIYSLYYQSVLDNGNTDIRLIAEYFENAFNIDLGNFYHTYLEIRNRKRNRTKFLDALRDNLIKKMDEQEEK, from the coding sequence ATGAAACGAATGGATAAATTTTACAATGAAACATATCTTAAATTGGAAACAGAAATCCAAGAACTGGAGATTGAAAACGATAACCCGGTACAACGGACAGAAGCCATTATATACCGGATTGTGGAATGTCTGTCCGAAATTAAAGATTATGTTTTGAAACGAGGATTTACAAATGTTGATGAAGAAATCCGATTTTTTAAATATCAAAAGCCAGTCATTGTTTCAAAATTGATTTATTATAATGCCATTTACAAAATCGAGACGAGGAAGCCCTACGGGGCTAAGCGCATTAGAAAATATCTTAAAAAAGAATTGAAGAAGCTAAAAAGGTTTTTCGACAATAACATTGATTTTTATAAATATTACCGAAGCAACAACTCGTTTCTTGACGAGAAAATGTTTGTTCGGGGCAAGCACGATATAAAACTGTGGCTGGATACCTATTATTTTCAGTCCGACCAATCTTTTTCTACTTCCCACGATTATAAGGTAGCCAAGATAATGGCGAATGATTTGATACAGGTGTATCTCGAAGACCAGCTTTACTGCACCTACAAGCGTTTGTTTATAAAACGAACTGCTATTTCGGGGCTGAACTGGACAGGTAGTAAAGCTGCTTTGACAGAACTCATTTACTCCCTATACTACCAAAGCGTTCTCGATAATGGCAATACGGATATTAGGTTGATAGCGGAATATTTTGAAAATGCCTTTAATATTGATTTGGGAAACTTTTACCATACCTATCTCGAAATACGCAACCGGAAACGAAACCGTACCAAATTCCTTGATGCACTGCGGGATAACCTTATTAAGAAAATGGATGAGCAGGAGGAAAAATAA
- a CDS encoding helix-turn-helix domain-containing protein — MEKEKETVYLEGKNHMGIKIGSARRLVGITQKDLAERMGVTKQAVSKLEQTENVDDERLEKVAIALGVSVEGLKKFDVGQVLYHTNNFYEKVEPTNGAMVGTVRIENNHQFSIEQATKLFEELLRMEREHFQKAKDKK, encoded by the coding sequence ATGGAAAAAGAAAAAGAAACCGTGTATTTGGAGGGGAAAAACCACATGGGTATAAAAATTGGCAGTGCAAGGCGATTGGTAGGTATTACGCAAAAGGATTTGGCAGAGCGTATGGGTGTGACCAAGCAAGCTGTATCTAAATTGGAACAAACCGAGAACGTGGATGACGAACGATTGGAAAAAGTAGCTATTGCGCTTGGCGTAAGCGTAGAGGGTTTGAAGAAATTTGATGTGGGGCAGGTTCTTTACCATACTAATAATTTTTACGAAAAGGTTGAACCGACAAATGGTGCTATGGTTGGTACAGTAAGAATTGAAAATAATCATCAGTTTTCAATTGAGCAGGCAACCAAGCTGTTTGAAGAATTATTGAGAATGGAGCGGGAACATTTTCAGAAAGCAAAAGATAAGAAATAA
- a CDS encoding helix-turn-helix domain-containing protein: protein MQEEDKVHVLETLEENHQGRNAQRIRIYLGIKQEVLANELGMSQPQISAIEREAVLEPEMLERFAFALGVTPDLIKKFDVERAIYNINSYKDSTVQHGENSTQNINPLDKVVELYERLLQSEREKLELFINQKNHS from the coding sequence ATGCAAGAGGAAGACAAAGTACACGTTTTGGAAACGCTGGAAGAAAACCATCAGGGCAGAAATGCGCAGCGTATCCGTATTTACTTGGGCATTAAGCAAGAAGTGCTTGCTAATGAATTGGGTATGAGCCAGCCACAAATTTCTGCCATAGAACGGGAAGCTGTTTTAGAGCCGGAAATGTTGGAACGATTTGCTTTTGCATTAGGCGTAACCCCTGACCTCATTAAGAAATTTGATGTGGAACGAGCTATTTATAATATCAACAGTTATAAAGATAGTACTGTTCAACATGGTGAGAATAGTACGCAGAATATTAATCCGTTAGATAAAGTAGTCGAGTTATACGAACGGTTGTTGCAAAGTGAGCGGGAGAAACTGGAATTATTTATAAACCAAAAAAATCATTCGTAA
- a CDS encoding TlpA family protein disulfide reductase: protein MANKLIRNRITIFIACHNPELVTGGRHFLILICFMLFGVGIARPQSREVGTANNQNITALNIGDQIPDALWNTPLQVVNHPQDKKNITLADYKGKLIILDFWSTWCGTCVAALPRLHELEKEFKDDVIILPMTDQKANEIKAFLKKNRVLSRLNLFSVTDDNTYKFHFPYTMLPHEVWISKSGEVQAITHSSDVTKENITSALKGNANSIAQKKDNLTYDDTRPLLLNNNGADGDFFVSRSIITLAIEGIPRSNALPKVNEKESTFRVLSTNADIRRMYELAFRELLTMPPNRTKLELKEPFSVSEKRFLQDKYCYEWIAPLSVLKHFPQKVQADLNYHFGINGRMEKRNTKCYTIKIIGKTTIIPNKPEDGLQYLSAWVNKTNKDIQHIPVVNDFTDQKIAIPKIAHAIEDVEAVNRQLKPFGIAIVEDERVLDFFVISEL from the coding sequence ATGGCGAATAAACTTATTCGTAATAGGATAACGATTTTTATAGCCTGCCATAACCCGGAACTGGTAACGGGCGGCAGGCACTTCCTAATTCTAATTTGTTTCATGTTGTTTGGTGTCGGCATAGCCCGTCCGCAGTCCCGAGAAGTCGGGACTGCAAACAACCAAAACATCACCGCTTTAAACATCGGCGACCAAATCCCTGATGCTCTTTGGAACACACCTTTGCAGGTGGTGAACCACCCGCAGGACAAAAAAAACATCACCCTTGCCGATTACAAAGGCAAGCTGATAATATTGGATTTTTGGAGTACGTGGTGCGGTACTTGTGTAGCTGCATTGCCAAGACTTCACGAACTGGAAAAGGAGTTTAAAGACGATGTTATCATTTTACCGATGACAGACCAGAAAGCCAACGAAATAAAAGCATTCTTAAAGAAGAATCGAGTACTTTCCCGATTAAACTTGTTTTCAGTTACCGATGACAATACATATAAATTCCATTTCCCTTACACCATGTTGCCGCATGAGGTATGGATTAGCAAATCCGGCGAAGTACAAGCTATTACACACTCATCTGATGTAACAAAGGAAAATATTACTTCGGCATTGAAAGGCAATGCAAATAGCATTGCACAGAAAAAGGACAACCTTACCTATGATGACACACGTCCATTACTGCTTAATAATAATGGTGCTGACGGGGATTTTTTTGTTAGCAGAAGTATTATTACGTTAGCCATAGAAGGCATTCCTCGTTCAAATGCTCTACCAAAAGTGAACGAAAAAGAGAGCACCTTTCGGGTACTATCTACCAATGCTGACATCCGCCGTATGTACGAACTTGCATTTAGAGAATTGCTAACAATGCCACCTAACCGGACAAAGCTGGAGTTGAAGGAACCATTTTCTGTTTCGGAGAAAAGGTTTTTACAGGATAAGTATTGCTACGAATGGATTGCCCCATTGTCAGTATTGAAGCACTTTCCCCAAAAAGTACAGGCTGACCTCAATTATCACTTTGGCATAAATGGGCGTATGGAAAAACGTAATACAAAATGCTATACCATTAAGATTATAGGGAAAACGACAATAATCCCCAATAAACCCGAAGACGGCTTACAATACCTTTCGGCTTGGGTAAACAAGACCAATAAAGATATACAGCATATTCCTGTTGTAAATGATTTTACTGACCAAAAAATAGCCATCCCAAAAATAGCACATGCTATTGAGGATGTGGAAGCTGTTAACAGGCAACTTAAACCATTCGGTATTGCCATCGTGGAAGATGAAAGAGTGCTGGATTTTTTTGTCATTTCTGAACTATAA
- a CDS encoding carboxypeptidase-like regulatory domain-containing protein, with translation MKRTITFLLILFSVTNTIAQNISNIRGKVVNNENGQPVAGATVKLLNRSQNNTVQTDEDGNFEFTNKAFPLAVSVSYIGLADTTFVLSAAPQNPLTVHLNPASNTLSEVVVSTGIQKIPKERATGSFDHIDNELFNRQISTDVLSRLDGIASSAMFDNRPGVGSNNLSIRGLSTIFSNTKPLIILNNFPYEGNINDINPNDVEDITILKDATAASIWGVRAGNGVIVITTKKAKRNQPPAISFNSNMTLIQKPDMMQLPYMSSADYIGVEKMLFDNNFYDANEQLGYVPLSPAVELMYKNKHGLLTDAALQQGLNELAQYDIRRELNKYVYRKGLNQQYSLNVSGQSENVSYYLSGGYDDNTSTTDGGYKRYNLRSDNTFRLSKKLSLDAALFFTHTFTNAGRPTNFSSLPYARIADENGNALPIDRYYRSNYIQETKQNGLLDWTYRPLDEINLINNKQKTNSLILNTGLNYDIGKGLIVEIKYQYENAQGAGKDIRSMASYYTRDRINTYTQVGTDGALFRPIPLGDILNESTNSFTSQSLRLQLNYSKTWDKHQLTGLAGAEARQANTTLTQSTQYGYNPHILTTIAVNYDTDYTLYSPTGGIAKIPNPYFTSETNDRFISFFTNWAYTFDNRYNLNISARQDGSNLFGVRSNQRFTPLWSVWW, from the coding sequence ATGAAACGAACAATTACTTTTTTACTCATACTTTTTTCAGTTACCAATACCATTGCCCAAAACATATCCAACATTCGGGGTAAGGTAGTCAATAATGAAAATGGTCAGCCCGTAGCAGGTGCTACGGTCAAATTGTTGAACCGCAGTCAGAATAACACCGTACAAACTGATGAAGACGGAAATTTTGAATTTACAAATAAAGCATTCCCTTTAGCAGTTAGTGTTAGTTACATTGGATTAGCAGATACGACATTTGTCCTTTCTGCTGCTCCACAAAACCCATTGACGGTGCACCTAAATCCGGCAAGCAATACTTTAAGCGAAGTAGTGGTATCCACGGGTATTCAAAAAATACCCAAAGAAAGAGCCACAGGGTCATTTGACCATATCGACAACGAATTGTTTAATCGTCAAATCTCTACCGATGTATTGAGCAGGTTGGACGGTATTGCCAGTTCAGCAATGTTTGATAACAGACCCGGTGTAGGCAGTAACAATTTGAGCATACGAGGTCTAAGCACTATTTTTTCCAATACGAAACCATTAATCATACTGAATAATTTTCCCTACGAGGGCAATATAAATGATATTAACCCGAACGATGTGGAAGATATTACCATTCTAAAGGATGCAACCGCAGCCTCTATATGGGGCGTAAGAGCCGGAAACGGTGTAATCGTTATAACGACCAAGAAAGCCAAACGGAACCAGCCGCCTGCCATATCGTTTAACAGCAATATGACTCTTATTCAAAAGCCGGATATGATGCAACTGCCTTATATGTCTTCTGCGGATTATATAGGTGTCGAAAAAATGCTTTTTGACAATAACTTTTACGATGCCAATGAGCAGTTAGGCTACGTGCCATTATCCCCCGCAGTGGAATTAATGTATAAAAATAAACACGGGTTACTAACCGATGCCGCATTGCAACAAGGGCTGAACGAATTAGCGCAATACGATATACGTCGGGAATTGAATAAATACGTTTACAGGAAAGGGCTAAACCAGCAATATTCCCTAAACGTGAGTGGGCAGAGCGAAAATGTAAGCTATTATCTTTCTGGTGGCTATGATGACAATACCAGCACCACCGATGGAGGTTATAAACGGTATAATCTACGTTCTGACAATACGTTTCGACTTTCCAAAAAATTGAGTTTGGATGCCGCCTTGTTTTTTACCCATACCTTCACAAACGCAGGAAGACCTACCAATTTTTCTTCGTTACCTTATGCCCGTATTGCGGACGAAAATGGAAACGCTTTACCAATAGACCGATATTATCGGTCAAACTATATTCAGGAAACAAAACAAAATGGATTATTAGATTGGACGTATCGTCCATTGGACGAAATAAACCTCATCAACAATAAGCAGAAAACAAACAGCCTGATATTGAATACAGGGCTGAATTATGACATTGGCAAAGGGCTGATTGTAGAAATCAAATACCAATATGAAAACGCACAGGGAGCAGGAAAAGATATACGGAGCATGGCATCCTATTATACCCGTGATAGGATAAATACCTATACACAGGTTGGTACGGATGGAGCGTTATTCCGCCCAATACCTTTGGGCGATATCTTAAATGAATCAACAAACAGCTTCACGTCGCAATCTCTCCGTTTACAACTGAATTACTCCAAAACTTGGGATAAACACCAGCTAACAGGTCTTGCTGGAGCAGAGGCTCGTCAGGCAAACACCACTCTAACACAGTCTACACAATATGGTTATAATCCCCATATTTTGACGACTATCGCAGTTAATTACGATACTGATTATACTTTGTACAGTCCCACAGGTGGAATTGCAAAAATTCCAAATCCATATTTTACATCCGAAACTAACGATAGGTTTATATCCTTTTTTACCAATTGGGCTTATACGTTTGATAACCGCTATAATCTTAACATTAGTGCAAGACAAGATGGCTCAAATCTGTTTGGAGTAAGGAGCAATCAACGGTTTACCCCACTTTGGTCGGTTTGGTGGTAG
- a CDS encoding RagB/SusD family nutrient uptake outer membrane protein — MQQIYSCNLILEQLEKIEPVPVEKNQIEGEALFSAPLHFTMLPSFGQNLMRKYGTNRLRYSTRLKSDIGEKSIRSSVEETYTKITNDLNRLLYFYPSIAHIKQHQRSRLSMDC; from the coding sequence ATGCAGCAAATCTACTCATGCAATTTGATTTTGGAGCAGTTGGAGAAAATTGAACCTGTTCCGGTAGAAAAAAACCAAATTGAGGGAGAGGCTTTGTTTTCCGCTCCTTTGCATTTTACAATGTTGCCCAGCTTTGGGCAAAACCTTATGAGAAAATACGGCACAAACAGACTTAGGTATTCCACTAGGTTAAAATCTGATATTGGTGAGAAATCTATAAGGTCATCGGTTGAAGAAACTTATACTAAAATTACCAATGACTTGAACAGGCTGTTATACTTTTATCCGTCAATAGCCCATATAAAACAACACCAACGAAGCAGGCTGTCTATGGACTGTTAG
- a CDS encoding RagB/SusD family nutrient uptake outer membrane protein — MVCRISTNEIYLIKAECEARAGNITTALQTVNELLKNRYNSTFIPFSSDNDETVLRLSWMSEERN; from the coding sequence GTGGTTTGCCGAATTTCTACCAACGAAATCTATCTGATAAAAGCTGAATGTGAAGCAAGAGCAGGAAATATTACCACGGCTTTACAGACCGTAAACGAACTATTAAAAAATCGCTATAACAGCACATTTATTCCATTCAGTTCGGACAATGATGAAACTGTATTAAGGTTATCTTGGATGAGCGAAGAAAGGAATTAA
- a CDS encoding MauE/DoxX family redox-associated membrane protein: protein MTAFTAYIAVALMGAWEKLPCGCGSVISGMNWTQHFFFNLFFLSLSILGLYLWHKLRGSNAGGEATEGASAKRHIKKVFFNIKILKR, encoded by the coding sequence ATGACCGCTTTTACAGCATATATCGCTGTGGCTCTTATGGGTGCATGGGAAAAATTACCATGCGGGTGTGGTTCGGTGATAAGTGGTATGAACTGGACACAGCATTTTTTCTTTAATCTCTTTTTCCTTTCCCTAAGCATTTTGGGGCTTTACTTATGGCATAAATTACGAGGTAGCAACGCCGGAGGCGAAGCTACCGAGGGCGCGTCTGCCAAAAGACATATAAAAAAAGTATTTTTTAACATCAAAATTTTAAAGCGATGA
- a CDS encoding helix-turn-helix domain-containing protein, whose translation MRFTIKFLSEYFFVTERTLLNIFKRQYHISVQDFITELRISHALFLIEKQGKAIKDVYMEVGYTNERPFRTALEQYLKRR comes from the coding sequence ATGCGCTTTACCATAAAATTCCTTTCAGAATACTTTTTCGTTACGGAACGTACTTTGCTCAATATCTTCAAACGCCAGTACCACATAAGCGTACAGGATTTTATTACCGAATTGCGCATTTCTCACGCCTTGTTCCTCATCGAAAAACAAGGGAAAGCTATAAAAGACGTATATATGGAAGTTGGCTACACCAATGAACGTCCATTTCGTACTGCTTTAGAGCAATACCTGAAACGCAGGTAA
- a CDS encoding ORF6N domain-containing protein, with product MNSNAIISRKEIENLIYTIRGKQVMLDSDLAKLYQVETKNLNKAVKRNIERFPQSFCFQLTEEEAENLRFQIGTSSLNYGGRRYLPYVFGEQGVAMLSAVLRSEIAVKVSIEIMNAFGGNAQIVNRKCRIVLPDG from the coding sequence ATGAACAGCAACGCAATCATAAGCCGAAAGGAAATAGAAAACCTTATCTACACAATACGGGGCAAACAGGTTATGTTGGACAGCGACCTTGCCAAGTTGTACCAGGTCGAAACAAAAAACCTTAACAAAGCCGTAAAAAGAAACATAGAGCGGTTTCCCCAATCATTCTGCTTTCAATTAACAGAAGAAGAAGCTGAAAACTTGAGGTTCCAAATTGGAACCTCAAGTTTAAATTACGGCGGCAGGCGTTACCTGCCCTATGTTTTTGGCGAGCAAGGGGTCGCCATGCTGTCCGCCGTTTTGCGCAGCGAGATAGCTGTAAAGGTCAGCATCGAGATTATGAATGCCTTTGGTGGAAATGCGCAGATTGTTAATCGGAAATGCCGCATTGTTCTCCCGGATGGATAA